The following nucleotide sequence is from Nomascus leucogenys isolate Asia chromosome 13, Asia_NLE_v1, whole genome shotgun sequence.
TGAGTGCCTCTTGGGACCATCTTAGAATTTAGCCCACCACCTGCATCCATGTTCATGAACAAGGCCCTGTGCAGTGGCCATGTCCCCTGTCTAATGCTCAATTTTTTGTTAGCACCAGCACGATGCCTCCATCACCTCATGCTGGAGCCGCCTCTTTGCAGCTGGGTCCCATTCCTGGTATTCACACCCGTGAGTGACTTGTTTCCACCTAGTAGAGCGTGGCAGAGCTGATGTCCATGGCTCCCATGATGACGTCACATTGTGAGGCCCCTGTTGTGCTAGTGACTCGCTCTAGAATCTTACTCTCCTTATTGGCTTTGAAGATGCAAAATGCCATGAGTCCTACAGCTGCAAGGGAATGCATTCTGCAGACAGTCTGAGCTGTCAACCTGCTCTGATAAACACTTTAGGATTTAGGCAACTACAGTGATCAGCAGTTATCATTTATGTATCaacttctctttctatttttcattttcttttcttttttaaatttttaaatttttatttttttttgagatggagtctcactctgttgctcaggttggaggaCAGTGACatcgtctcagctcactgcaacctccacctccctggtcaagcgattctcctggcttagcctcccgagtagctgggactacagatgcacaccaccatgctcagctaatttttggatttttagtagagacagggtttcatcatgttggccaggctggtcttgaactcctgacctcaggtgatccacccacctccgcttcccaaagtgctgggattacaggcatgagccacagcacctggtcttattttttttgagacagggtctcactctgtcacccagtttggactgcagtggtggtatcacggctcactgcagcctctacttcccaggctcaagtaatcctcccacctcagcctccttagtaccTGAGACCACAGGACGCACCCCCATGCTCgaccagtttttttttgtttgcttgtttttgttttgttttttcttttctttttatttttttaaaactttttctcccAAGGCTCCATTATCCAGACTATTCTGTATATTTTGTGTAGAGttagggtatcaccatgttgcccaggagtgttttgaactcctagactcaggGGATactcctgcctccgtctcccaaagtgctgggattacaggcataagacaccgTGCCAGGcctcaatttctctttttaagcCACAGGGTGTGGTAACAGAATTTGAGTTTATGCtataacagcagagttgagtaacTTTAAGATATGGCTCCAAAAATGACATCTAACGCATTTTAGCATGAAAATATTGCATGAAATTGACTGGATTGAAAAAACACTATTTTCTAGGCAAAACTGTGGTCTGCACAGTGTGTATTAAGCTATGCCAAAGACATGGAGGATACCATTTTTGAGGAATTGTTAAATCCAGATGTACAGCAGATTTTGTTCTAATTTACATCCTTGGTGCACTTGCTCTAAGGAGTTTTGGCAATTTCCCCTTTCGGAGGATCCCCATCTTTAGTTGCTAGTGCCCTAGATAGAGCTATACACAAAAATACTgtttataggctgggtgtggtagttcatacctgtaatcccagcactttgggagactgagcaggaggatcacttgagcttgggagttcaagaccagcctgggcaacagactctacaaaaaaaatcttaaaaatattagcctggcatggtggtgcatgcctgtggtcccagcaagtaggaaggctgaggtggggccgggcacggtggctcatgcctgtaatcccagcactttaggaggccgaggcgggcagatcacctgaggtcaggagttagagacgaggctgggcaacatggcgaaaccccatcactactgaaagtacaaaaattagacgggtgtggtggcggatgcctgtaatcccagctacttaggaggctgaggcaggagaatcgcttgaatccaggaggcagaggttgcagtgagccaagatcgcaccattgcactccagcctgggcaacaagagtgagactctgtctcaaaaaaaaaaaaaaaaaggaaaagctgaggtgggaggattgctggagcctgggaggtcaaggctgcagtgagccactgtcattcatgccactgcactccaacctgggagatcctgtctcaaaaaataaaaataaaaaaaattttataaaattacatttttgtcttCCAGACAAATATGTTTGTGAAGATGAATATATCTACTAATGAATACATttcctggtttttgttttattttgttttgagatggagtctcgctctcttgcccaggctggagtgcaatggcgtgatctcggctcactgcaacctccacctcctgggttcaagcgattttcctgcctcagcctcccaagtagctgggattacaggcatccaccaccatgcctaactaattgtgtatttttagtagagacggggtttccccatgttggctgggctagtcttgaactcctgacctcaagtgatccgcccacctcagcctaccaaagtgctgggatgtgagccaccgcgcccagcttctgCTTGTTAACATATGAGATTAGCATAAattaggggttggcaaacttgtCCTGTAAAGGGccagttagtaaatatttgtgggcCATATTGGTTTCTGTTGCAATAATTCAAGACTGCCATTGTAAGCACAAAAGCTAGAGCCATAGACAACGTGGAAATTTAgtggcacaaaagcagccatagataatatgtaaattaaatagtgtggctgtgttccaataaaacttcatggGTGCTAAAATTTggattttatgtaattttcatgtcatcaaatatatacatatatttgtcgctatatatatatatatatatatatatatatatatatatagcgtgacagggtctcactatgtggctcaggctgaactcagactcctgggctcaagcaatcctcctgcctcatccttcagagtagctggtactacaggcgcaaaccaccacaccctgcctgatATTTTTAaccatgaaaaaatataaaaatcattattaGTTCACAAGGCTGTACAAATATAGGCAGGTGGCCGAATTTGGCCTGTGAGCTGTAGCTTGCTGACCGCAGATCTAAGTATCTACTGGTTAAATGAAGACAATCTAAAACCTCCCCCATCTTGAGATTACTGGTTAAAACCAATTCTTTTTCTTACCTGGATTTCTTCAGAGTGGGCTGTGAAAATAACTCATATAATCCGGTTTGCTTGAAAACACTCATAATCTGGAAGGCAAAAGGAGTAATCTTGGCTCCTTCCATTTCCCCCATATTGAAAGCTGACAGttaagacaaaaagcaaaatgttCAAGGACATTTTAGAAGAGGTCCACCTCCTACACATGGAGAAAATCACCTGTGCAGGGAGGATCCTGAAAGCCTTGTGCAAATAATGGGAGTGGACAAATAAAGGAAGGTGGCAGAGATTCAGGACTTCTCTGTCAGGCACCAGAAGTTTGGACTGAACTGAAATAAAGGAATTTCCATGGTGTCCCACAGCTAACTGTTCGCTCCAGCCACGCACAGGTGTGTCTATGAAACCATCAGGTTGgccattaatttaatttatttatttatttttgagacagagtcttgctctgtcgccaggctggagtgcagtggcacgatattggcttactgcaacctccgcctcccgggttcaagcgattctcctgcctcagtctcccaaacagctgagactacaggcgcccgccaccatgcccagctaatttttgtatttttagtaaagacggggtttcaccacattggccaggatggtctcgaactcttgacctcgtgatctgcctgtctcagcctcccaaagtgctgggattacaggcttgagccaccgcgcccggccataggTTGGCCTTTTAAATGAGGGAAGATGGGCTCAGGGGTCAGTAGGAGACTTACGGCCCTAAGTATGTGCAGAGTCAGCCACACTAACATGTAAAATAtccaaattttaaataagtatGATAAAGTACATATCAACTGATTGGGGAGCCCCTGGTTAACACATCTGTATCCAAAACCCCAATGATATAGAAAGGATgaattgtttttcccttttttttctaatttaaaaataatagagaaggaatctcactatgttgcccagggtggtttcaaactcctggactcaagcaatcctcccgccttggcctcccaaagtgctaagattacaggtgtgagccaccatgcccggcctctccaTTTTTCTTAATCCAACTATTGACAAATGTAACTGCCAGTTTGGTAGAAGGAAAAGTCAGTACATGGAACCTTTGAAATGGAATGAGTGAAAGGACTCTTGTGGTGACAGAATCAGATGACTCTAGAATACACCCCTCCTAATTGAatcattttaccattttaaaactaTCATTAACGCCGTCTTTTGTAATATATCAAAGATAAAAAGCAGTTCTGTGTCTTGCACAAATAGATACTATAGAGAGTGAGAGTTTGTATGGAAATGACGTCAGCATCTTATCCCAGATTTCCCTAACTCCATCGTCCACCCGCAGCCATTGCACGGAAGCACGAGCTCATCACGTACTATTATGTAGCTTTCGGTGCTCTTCTCACCACCCACAGCTCTAGAGGACGTGAGAGAGGCAAAAACGAAACCATCACTGCTATGGCTACTGGTCTCACATTCACTTTTTCTtctagtgaaaaaaagaaaagaagcaagatcTCAAACGTGGAAGTTCTTTTCTTCAGAATAGTTTTATTAGTTTGCATACAGTTTGTCAACATTCAACTTATTTCTCTCCTACTTTGACATACAAATCCATTCAGCTAGAGCTGTCTTCTCCCCGTAAGTCATAGATCGTGACATGGTATGTATCTGCAGGCATCTCTGACCTTCGAAGCTTGAGATTACTGCCACTGCCTGTTGCCATGGCACCTTTAAGATTCCGCACTTTGGACACAAATTTCACAAGCTCCACCTCAAGTTCGTTTAAGGTATTGAATACACAGTCTTTGTAAAGTGaagcattttgatttttctttagtgGAGTGCGAAATGGGAAGCCTCGAAGGCCAGGAGGACTCTGCTCCTGTCGAGAAAGATATTCAAGGTCAATAATATCATGGACTTTGCTGGTTTTGACACAGTTCCAAGAGAGTTGGGCTCATTTAAGAAAAGATGGTTCTAGCATTGCTCGAGTGCAGGCATTGGCAGACTATGGCCAAATTTGGCCctccacctgtttttgtaaataaagttttattggcacatgGTCATGCTCACTCATTTCTATATTGTTTAAGGCTGCTTCATGTTACAACAGCGGACTTGAGTAGTTGCAAGGAAGACCATACTGCCCACAAAGCTGTAAATATTCACTTTCTggcactttacagaaaaagtttgccagtcCTTCCTGTAATCAGTTTGGGCACAGGATCATGAAATGCTGGGTCTTTCTAGGGGAGAACAcgctttctttccctttctccttctactTGAAAGAATTGTTTATGGTCACTTTGAGGCCCAGCTATTACTACTTTAcactttcatctcttttttttgtttgtgtttttgagacacagtttcactctgtcacccatgctggtgtgatcttggctcactgcaacctctgcttcctgggttcaagcaattctttttttgtgtgagacggagtcttgccctgtcactcaggctggagtgcagtggcatgagctcggttcactgcaacctctgcctcccaggttccagcgattctcctgcctcagcctcccaagtagttgggattacaggcacccgccatcatgcccagctaatttttgtatttttgtagagacagggttttatcatgctggccaggctggtcttgaactcctgacctccggtgatccacccgcctcagcctcccaaagtgctgggattacaggagtgagccaccacccctggctggggttcaagcaactcttatgcctcag
It contains:
- the FAM209B gene encoding protein FAM209B gives rise to the protein MWMLKWSLVLLLCLTCSCASMFSSLREKTSEPQGKVPCGGHFRIRQSLPECAQGWLGSKWLWLLFVVVLFVILKYQRDSEKNKEQSPPGLRGFPFRTPLKKNQNASLYKDCVFNTLNELEVELVKFVSKVRNLKGAMATGSGSNLKLRRSEMPADTYHVTIYDLRGEDSSS